The following proteins are co-located in the Imtechella halotolerans genome:
- a CDS encoding thioredoxin family protein, producing the protein MKATLTLLFCISFGMLIAQSISLNSEITTPGETPYLVGKIDKNRLTGPNYKSWFNSTYNSYQPDNTILASLSPNINQYKIQIFIGTWCVDSRREVPRFIKILENSKFSKNQLEIIALDYKPGRYKKSPGQEEKGLNILRVPTFIIFKNNSEIGRIIERPTETLEKDLLNIILKFQNNTQLFSSKQN; encoded by the coding sequence AATCTATTTCATTAAACTCAGAAATAACAACTCCTGGAGAAACCCCGTATCTAGTAGGTAAAATAGATAAAAATAGATTGACAGGACCTAATTATAAGTCTTGGTTCAATTCAACTTACAATAGTTACCAACCTGACAACACCATTTTAGCTTCACTCTCACCTAACATCAATCAATATAAAATTCAAATCTTTATAGGTACCTGGTGCGTTGATAGTAGAAGAGAAGTACCCCGGTTTATCAAAATTCTAGAGAATTCTAAATTTTCGAAGAATCAATTAGAAATTATTGCACTCGACTACAAGCCTGGAAGGTATAAAAAAAGTCCAGGTCAAGAAGAAAAGGGACTTAATATTCTTAGAGTCCCAACTTTTATAATTTTTAAAAACAACTCTGAAATTGGTCGAATTATTGAGCGACCAACAGAGACTCTTGAAAAGGATCTTTTAAATATCATTTTAAAATTCCAAAACAACACACAATTGTTCAGTTCAAAACAAAATTGA